GAAATGGGCTGTGGACAAAAGATTTCCTCACAATCTGCAAGACAGAGGGCAAACATTACCAAGTGGAGAAGGAGGACCAGCTGAAACTGAATCTAGAGCTTCAACAgaagcttcagtttacttctaTAACCTGGTTACTacacttccatccatccatccatccttcttcctcttatccggggtcgggtcgcgggggcagcagcttcagtagggaggcccagacgtccctctctccagccacttgggccagctcctcaggaggaatcccaaggcgttcccagcagagagacatagtccctccaggtTACTACACTTAttcaagcctttttttccccttctagaaaaagtttttctccattttcccaTCCCAAAAACTCATTTTTAATCAGTGTGTGAATCTGTGCTGATTGTTCCTATGGATGATCTCaacttgaagcacagaggtggTGTGAAATGAATACACCTGGTGCAGgtgctattctttttttttttgtcttaatctAAGCAGGTTGATGAGACTGCAAGCAGAGCTCTAATGAACCAGATTCCTACGAAATAAATGACTTTTTGGTGTATGCTGCTGAGAGCTAAATTAAGTTAATCAGTAAGTTGACCCATACCGTTAACTATTACGGATATTATCTATGGCTCTTAGGACTAGAATTACTAACTTTTGTCAACAGTGCTCTGTTCTTTTATGATTGTTAAATGGAAAACTTTCAAgaaaagaaattataaaaaaaaaaaaatctaagcagGTTGAAAGTGCAGCTTGAAAACATTAATCTGACATTCTGCTACGTGTTCTTCAATGCCCAACACTGGTTTAACAGCAAAATTAGTGTAAGGGACCGAGCcgaaaaagcagagaagcacagGGAAATCTTTGAGGAAAAATAGTAACAAAATTTATTTACCACCCAGGAACGTAccttttctccttcctctctTAAACTGACACACAAGGGAAACATATACACTGGTTGATCAGACCATTTTGACACAAGACGggaacataaaatacatttacctaaacaaaactacaacaaaagACCAAACTAATCAGTACAGTACTAAAATCAGCAACCTATGAGGAAGAGgacttaaataattaaactttccaaatttaattacaaaaaacaaaactacataGAAAAACCTAAACCCTTCCAACTCCCCTTCTAAAACTAAGTGGAAGAGTCCAACTAAGCCTCCTTGTCATGGGGATCTTTTGCAGCTGGGGACTCCTTTCCTCTACTGGCCACACCCACATGACAGCCTCCCAGGAACTGGCAACTCAGATGAAAAGTATATTAGTTTAAAGTaaaccaaaaacacaagaaatgactaaatgagtcaactaaatgtgtgcacccAAATAGTTAACCAATGTCAAATCaaagtgaaaaagtgaaatgtgttaaagtaaaatatgacatttaattaaatgaaatcattacCAAATCATTTGTTGTGAGGTTGCACATGCGGCCATCACAATTAGTTTGGAGAGAAAAATTGTGTTTGCGTGTGGGGGCACTAGGGGAACGAGTGAATGTGACTGtatgtagttttctgtttgtactgccccctctcccaggACATCTCAGGTCCCCACTAAGTGTGGACCCCCCCCGTCCTGCTCCCCTCCGCTGGCTGCCGCCTTGGCCTactggtgcattggtggtccTCACTCCTGCTTCGAGAGGCCTGGCCCCCCGTGGCTTGGTCAGGGCCCTTGGCCAGGGGCGGGTGCCTCTGGGGCCAATGGCTGGAtccgtagctggctgccggcggagcccacaggcTCATGCCCACAgctccggggggggggggctttggcATTGTGGCTGTCGGGAGGTTTCCTGGGGGCCGTTTGTCCTCTTTCCTTGGGTTGAGGAGGCAGAATCCCTGTGTTGGCTCATCTTGGGACATCTCCCTTTAGGCATCTGGGGCTTtggtctgcctcggtgctctgggggacgggtctttggctcctcacatgttctcatggataaaccttacatacacaagtgcactctcacaaacacctacaggtacttggatccaggtgcttacagactcacttccaaacagaaaacccctattattatcatcatcttcaggtgtcactttatacattctgtattaaatactgtatattcttcagtgatggtatcaaggtaaTACTTTATGGGCTGGTTGTGCTGTTGCTGTTCGTTCtctacatctctctttgcaggtgaagaagcagactgaggatgtatcgttctctcctctttcacctttactaccttgtttcagtgtccatataacatgaaatattgcCTGCATAAATTATGATAAAGCTTTTtccatatataaatcaagcggagcactatggcgaaagcagtaaaaTATGTTGGGCTCTttgtggcattaagacaattgttattgccacattaccagacaggacacctgaagaaaagaaaggatgTGTCCTATGTGGTTTGGCAGTGCAGTTACACATTACAGCAGAACTAGTCCAAAGAACTGAaggcattttattaaatatcaATACATTAAAATACAAATGTGCTAATCTTACAAACTTGGTGATGGCTTGTctggataaaaaacaaaacaaaacaaaaaaaaaaacatattcaacTGCTTCAGAAATACAATTTTCCATCCATTGTCAGACCTCATCAGTAGTTTAAAAGCTGCATGGCACAACCCTGAGAATCGTCATGGCAACAAGGTGCTGCTATAATGCGTTTTTTTCCTCTCACGGATTTCTTTGgttattttgctttttgtcacattCACCTGTCTCCGATCTCAAACTGATTTATTCTCAGCCAAAGATAAGCTGAGTAAAGCTAGCGGAATGAGCACATTTTCCTGGAAAACCGAGGCAGACCCAATTACTGCCAGACCTGTAGAATGGAGGaatgacaacatgaagtaggctcaAAAAGGCCTGATCTAACCAACCTGATGAACTGTTAATGAGTCTGGGAAGAGCTCCAGAGGCAGCAGTGAACCTTCCCATGAGTGGCCAACCTACCAGAAATGAGCCATTATGCGTTATACAGGAGGAGGATCATCAACATTACACCAGCAAGAACAAACAATCTACATGAAGGTTCTGGAGTGGCCAAGTCAAGCCTTCCCTGTAGGAGCCGTTTACTGCTCCCCATGAGGCCAGCTTCCTTCCTCCACTAAATGAAGCTGATGGCAGCTTCTTGCATTTACTCTGGTGGTCCtcgtctgatattaaaattggTTCGATGATCGGAAACATTTtgccaacaaaaacaaaactagagaGAATCTGTTAGGGTAGCACATCACAGCGCTAGAGAAGAGCAGCCAGTGTGGCCAACAGGAGGAAGTTCAAATGTCTGCAGAACAGATCCATCAGCTTTCATCTGGATCTGAGGAACTACTTCATCTAAAACAAGTGTCAGGAAAGTTGCTGCCTCCCCCGTTTTACTCTGAAGGTATAAAAGGCTGTATTGCTTTAAAAGCAGAAGTAAAAAGGTAGTGGTGGAGGATGTCAGGGCCTCTTTCTGCAGACCGTGGTGTTGTCAGAGTTAAGCAAAGTGACGGCAGCGTGATGATCTGAGGACGTTCACCACCGTCACCTGCTCTGTGGCACTTTCACAGCAGCAGAGGCGTGTGCTCTCCCGCCGGTTCCCTCCGCCTGACGAGCTGCCGCGCCTGCTCCATGAGGCGCCCGGGCAGCGAGGGGACGTGGTGGCTCGGGTCCAGCACGTTGGTTTTGCGGCGCTCGCGCTCCTGCAGCCACATGAGGTACGGGCTGGGCGGGAAGAAGGGGCGGGAGCGCTCGCGGTACAGCTGCAGCACCACGCCGGCCACGCCCAGCCCCGCCCACACCGTCATCATGGCGTAGTCTGCAGCAAGGCACGCAGCGGGTCAGACACCACAAGTACTCAAAGCCATCCACGGCGGGCTGACGTGGCAAACTCACCGACGGCTTGGAACGGCGCGTCGGTGAAGGCGGCGCTGAAGTTGTTGTTGAGGAAACGCTTCAGGACGTTCAGCGTGATGTAGGACAGGCTGGTGTAGACGTAGGCGTTGGCGGCCAGGACGACGGCGTAAGCCCCGACCACGCCGCACGTGGTGATGTTTCCCTGAAACGCACACATGAGGTGAAGCAGCCACAGCGGGGTGTGATGTTTCCCTGCAGCCACCGAGGAGCCTGCTGCTTCTTCCTGTCAGGGTTCACTCACTCCACAGAACAGGAGGCTGCTCTAACAGCCTCATCACTAACACAGGCTTCCTACAGCATCAGGCTACTTCAGGTCAAGACTTCTTAATGCCACCTGAGATAAAAACTTAAGACCAACTTAAGAATATATACAAGATTCAAAAAAACTTTactcaaatgtttattttaacataaaccattactttctggtcCAGTAGAATGtttcaaattttgaaaaactttccatacaggaagaaagctaaaagcgcataatctattttttaacaactattgaactgaattcatgaactttgttttgtttcctagtaaaataaacaaacgacTTTTAAAAATCCCAACATAATCAGTGCTAACTCCTTTTGGCAGCTATGGCGTGGTACTGCAGGCTGTCTTCAGTTCCTCCTCCACCATTTAGTCTTTATATCGCTTTCTGATTTGGTGAGAAGTTGTGGCATCACCGTACCAGCCGTTCTCGTCACCATGTCACCGTGTTCAAAGTCCACAATACCTCTGCTGTGGTACCACCAAACATTGTTGCTATCTACAGCCATGTCTGACATCACTGTCCATGTCGGACATGGCTGTGGAACAGAAGTGAGGTACCTGCCTTTTCACCCTTCACATGTGTGACTCCACTGCCTTGATTCCCATCGTGCCGAGCTTGAATGATTTCTTGCCCAAAATGCACCGTGCCTCACATACATTCCCTGGTACTGCTTTTAGCCACGCAGGAAACTCTTGGCTGGAGAGCCAATTTTCGTTGAATTTACACTTCCCCGTGTTGTCGAGATAAAAAGTCCCGGCCACAACATCGTTTTTATTGGTTTCGCTATTGTGACAGAACCAATAAAGGGTACAGCGAGCCGTTCggggaataaaataaataaattgtttcagttatttattttttatttatttatttttttcgggatttttttgcggctctagtggctcgctttttctgaaagtaggctgacaggaagggtggtagagggggagagacattcaGCAAAGGACCGCGGCTCGGAtttgaacccgggtcgaccgcctcgaggactaaggcctctgtatatgggtcacACTACCCGCTGCACCACATGCACGCCCTGGTTCAGctattttaatgtttgatatggcttacaaaaataaaatcctatttatgacatGGTAACAAATTTAAGACCTATGAATGACTGATTTAAGTGACTGATATAATATGACTGATATTTTAAtaccaattaaggccttagttttatattacagaattcaatgccttttaagactttttaaggaacCCTGTAATAGTTCTGTTACGGTCCTTATATAAATTAGCAGTGATTTATTCAAGATTTCATGGACTGTAAAAATTCAACTAGTCTAAATTATCAGCAGTACCACAAGGTGGCAGCATGGCTCTAATGGTCTGGTAGACGACTGCTAAAAACATGCCCATCCCTCCACATGGAGCCCATCAATAGACTGGAAAATATTGAAGGGTTTAGCAAAAGCAGAATGAGGCTTGCTAAAGTATTGCCCCCCCCTGACCTTTTCCATAAAGTGGTGCTTTGTTGTAAACTGGCAGCAGAAACATGGTTTTAAGAGGTAACTAGCCGGCAGTCCCCCCCAGACCAGCTGCAGGGTGTGACACTGTGGTCTTGTAAATGGTCTTATCTCGTGTTGAGCGGCGGAAAAGGTGTGAAACCTGTTACCTCTCTGGGCCACCGCATGAAGAACAGCGGAAACATGAGCATGATGCAGCAGAACGTCACCCAGAAAACCACATCCGAGTTCCTGAACACATCCAGGTCTCCTGCCGTTAAAACAGTAATGCACAGGTCAGAGAAACAGAACACACACCAGCTCCACTGTGACCAACAAGaggcagccccccccccccccaaataccCAGAGGGGTGAAAAGGACAACGGACGCCACGAGGAAGCCCAGCATCAGGCCCACCACGACCACGCAGGCCATGACTGAGCCGAAGCGCCACCAGCTCATCACCAGGACCACTCCGCCCACCACGCCCACCACGGCGGACACCGCCAGGCGCACTACAGGGAGAGACGCACACACACCACATGTCACTAAACTCCCACCGTCTGTGGATGCAGAAGCTGGGAGCAGCTTACGGTCATAATCCAGCTGGGTGGTCCTTGTGATGAGGACGAAGAAGAAAAACGCTGCAAAGCTGAATCCCATGCAGAACATCTCTGTATGTCAGGAAGAGAAGAAACAAAGCGATCACTAATCCTGGTAGAAATTCAGACCTTATGGTTCCTTAAAGGCCGTTTCTACTTCTGTCTATTGCTCTTTCTTACATGTAAGCTATATCAGAGCACACTTCTGATCTGAAAAGCAAACACGACATATTCATAACAACAAAGCGTAAGGTTTGTCCCTTTTATATAATGTGTCATTGTGGGCCCTCTGTTGATCCAAAACATCTGCAGGAGTCCACAGTCCCATCCATGATGAAGAGCAGCAGCAACATCTGTTTCCTCTTCCTGAGCCAAATTAACCTATTTTGACTTCTCTTCTAACTCTCCTGAGTTGCTTTGAGTTGAAGTTGGTTTTTTTCAGGCCTAAATATGAGGAAGAAACCTAAAGATTGAGCTGTGGTTAAAAACCAGATTTTTAGCTTCACTCCTGCGTTCTACATGATTGTCTAAGGCTGGCCGTTCACACGCCTGGTCCAGGcagaactggagcagaaagTGCAACGTAGAGCAGAGTACGGGTCGACTTCTGTTCATTACGTGCAGGAAGAACTATGCAAACACAACATATGACCCTGAGATGATGGACTGGAAGTTTGATTGAGGGAGTCCTGTTTAAAAATCACATCATGGGTTAAACATTGGACTGTAAGATGAAAACTCATCTGCTTGTGTGGCTTTAAAAGCAACAAGCTGAGACTACTCACCACATTTGAAGAAGCGATGGCCGAAGAAGCAGACAAACAACCCAGCCAAGCCGGCCATGGTGAAGAACACCTTTGTAGATATTTTTCCTGTAATGGGTCAATGTCTGAAGGTCAGCTGAAGTCTGGACCATCCCTGGTCCTGGTTACACGATGATGTTTCAGAATTAAAGGAGAGAAGCTAACCCAGAGTCTGGCAGCCGTCCAGCGTGGAGGCGAAGCTGCAGGCGTAGGTGTGGGCGGGAACGTAGGAGGCGGAGGTGTTCAGCACGGGGTCTCTGACGATGACCGAGTAGATGACACCCTGACCGGGGATGGAGCTGAACACCATGGTGGTCTTATCCGTTGACTTCAGAGTGGTGACCTTGAAGGGGACACACAAGGGCGTGAGTATTGACAGCCAGCGAGTGGGGCTAAGCCAGGTCCACGGTCAcgcttttacagctttttaccCGTCTACCGCTCGCCGCCATGCCTCGGGTGTCGCCCACAGCCTGGAACCCGCTGAACAAGCTGCTCTCTGATAGGTCGTTCTCGGGCAGGAAGTAGCGGTAGACGTCGTACTCCAGCCGCCAGCGCGTGCCGGTTCCTGTCGACATGTCGCAGGCTGGAGGAGTTTGGCCTCTGACAAAAAGAAAGATGGGAGAGCGAGTTCCAAGTGATCAAACTCAGTCACATGAAAATGATTGTGGGCCCATTACCCATGGCCACTAACCCCAACCATGGTTTACTGATGGTGCATCATGTGCTACCCAGGATGTTACTGCAGTCATCAGGCAGGACGAGCTGCTGCGCTAACTGATGCGAGCACTGATAAAGAGCTGGTATGCACTGATGAGCAGATTCTACGCctgttgctgcagcagcaccATGTTTTAGAATCTGGCAAACCGCCGGTAAACAGGCTTCCTACTTattctaaaaagaaatgtgaccGTCAGACAGCTCAGTAAGCAGAGCCTCTAACACGGCGACCTGCTAAAGCTTTCCTACACTCACCTCCCACATTCTGACAGCTTCCAACCACCGACGTCTGTGTGGTTTACTGGGATTTAACGTTAAAGGCCAACGCCAAGTAAAGAAAACGTGCCTTTCAACGTTCCTTGCAGATCTTAACAGGAAGTGTGTCGTGCATTTATATCCAATCTCTCTGGGGGATGTCCAGGCTTGTGTAGTGAACCTCTGCAGCCATGGATGAAGAGCACTTGAACATGTTGTTAGATCTTACTGCAGATTCTCTATTGCCTGTGGTGGGGATCTCTGACTGGCCCACAGGAACACATCAATACGGCCTGATCTAAAGCATCTACTGTGGCTGTGGCTGCAGGTTTAGGCCTGGCCTCCTGCGCTACACCCAGCTCAGACAACGTTCATTTAGCCCCATCCATCAAGCCCGGCCAGCttcctgctgaagaacagcccctccacagcatgatgctgccaccaccatgcatcACTGTGGGGCCGTTGTATAAGGAGTCACGCATGGTGTTGGTTTCCTCCACATGCAGGCCAGTAAGTATAACTTTGGTGTGATGTGACAGAGCCCCTTCTTCACATGTCTGCCTCCATGGCTTtgatgccgtttgttcactCATGGATCTGTTTAGTGGCGTCATATTAAAATAAAGGATGAACACATATGTGTGACACGCCTTTTAAACTATGGATCCTTTGCTTCCACCTGACAACGATGCACTACAGAGCGctggtctatcaaataaaacacattaagcgTGCGGTTGTAAACAGACGGGATGTGTAAATGTAAAAGGGCTATGGAGACTTTTGCAACAACACACTGTGGAAGGTCAACAGTGTTCAGTATAGCAGCTAAAGATGGTTAACAAAGAAACCAGTCTTGCAGTCTAATCCAGCGAGCTGAAAAGTTCACACTGGAGGCTTTCTTTGGGATTTCTCAATTTAATCCACAGACCATTGGAATTGGCTGTTGTTCATTCTAAGGGGAAAGCAGGCAGGTTCCATCAGCTGCTGGCCGCTGTAATACTCAGAAACATCTGGGTAAAGAGGAGAAGACCCGCAGTCTGCCCTGTGTGTTTGCACAGAGATGTAAAAGCCTGTGACAGCAGCGCTGAAAAGGAAGTGAAGCAAGCGCTGCCCAGAGTTACCTTTCATATCCTAAATTAGCCGGCGCAAAACGGACGCTGGTCTCGTACAGATTGTAGCGGACGTAGATGTTGGGATCCACATCCAGGCTGAACTCCATGTTACAGGCTCCAGGGAGTGGTTCTGTAAAATACCGGACGGTACCATTAGAGCACAGCGAGCACGGCTACTGGGCCGGCTAAAGAAGGACCAATCAGTGCAGCGGCTCGCTTCATTTTCCTCAACTAGAGAGAAAAGACTAAAAAATCTCGCTTGCTTCTTGGTTTTTGGTTAAATCTCTTGCAGAAACACATTTCCTGAGCGATCATAAGCAACTTCCTCATTCCTTATTCTTTGAGCAAGTCAGAAGCACCCCGGCATGTTTAGCAAcgctttcaggtttttttttccttacccGTGTTTGAGTAAGAGAGGATGACTCCGGTCCCGGCAACCGTTTCTTCATCAGGAGAAGACAGGAACAAGGAGACCAGCGTTTGGCCCGGCTGTAGAGCCGAGAGGAGCCCAGAGTCCGCC
The Fundulus heteroclitus isolate FHET01 unplaced genomic scaffold, MU-UCD_Fhet_4.1 scaffold_50, whole genome shotgun sequence genome window above contains:
- the tm7sf3 gene encoding transmembrane 7 superfamily member 3, which gives rise to MWSLLLLLLLLWSGFEGQAQVENHVTFLPGTFQNVNISQNETVQAVVSRIPPEVAFITLQYHTLYHNATLSYTRVPVQGLSLTAADSGLLSALQPGQTLVSLFLSSPDEETVAGTGVILSYSNTEPLPGACNMEFSLDVDPNIYVRYNLYETSVRFAPANLGYERGQTPPACDMSTGTGTRWRLEYDVYRYFLPENDLSESSLFSGFQAVGDTRGMAASGRRVTTLKSTDKTTMVFSSIPGQGVIYSVIVRDPVLNTSASYVPAHTYACSFASTLDGCQTLGKISTKVFFTMAGLAGLFVCFFGHRFFKCEMFCMGFSFAAFFFFVLITRTTQLDYDLRLAVSAVVGVVGGVVLVMSWWRFGSVMACVVVVGLMLGFLVASVVLFTPLGDLDVFRNSDVVFWVTFCCIMLMFPLFFMRWPREGNITTCGVVGAYAVVLAANAYVYTSLSYITLNVLKRFLNNNFSAAFTDAPFQAVDYAMMTVWAGLGVAGVVLQLYRERSRPFFPPSPYLMWLQERERRKTNVLDPSHHVPSLPGRLMEQARQLVRRREPAGEHTPLLL